The following coding sequences lie in one Vitis vinifera cultivar Pinot Noir 40024 chromosome 19, ASM3070453v1 genomic window:
- the LOC100257136 gene encoding probable serine/threonine-protein kinase WNK11, giving the protein MMPAVSPDQSDRDSEPFVEVDPTRRYGRYNELLGCGAVKRVYRAFDQEEGIEVAWNQVKLRAFSDDKPMIDRLFSEVRLLKTLKDKNIIALYNVWRNEDHNTLNFITEVCTSGNLREYRKKHRHVSMKALKKWSKQILKGLDYLHRHEPCIIHRDLNCSNVFINGNVGKVKIGDFGLAATVGKSHVAHSVLGTPEFMAPELYEEDYTELVDIYSFGMCFLEMVTLEIPYSECDNIAKIYKKVISGARPRAMDKVRDPEVKAFIEKCLAKPRARPSASELLNDPFFHGIDDDEIDNSDS; this is encoded by the exons ATG ATGCCAGCGGTGAGCCCCGATCAATCTGATCGGGATTCAGAGCCGTTTGTGGAGGTAGATCCGACTAGAAGATATGGTCGGTACAATGAACTGCTTGGCTGTGGTGCAGTGAAGAGGGTGTACCGTGCTTTTGATCAGGAGGAGGGCATAGAGGTGGCTTGGAACCAGGTGAAATTAAGGGCTTTTAGTGATGACAAGCCAATGATTGATCGGCTTTTCTCTGAAGTTCGATTGCTCAAGACTCTTAAGGACAAGAACATCATTGCTCTGTACAATGTGTGGCGAAATGAGGATCATAACACCTTGAATTTCATAACTGAAGTGTGTACATCTGGTAATTTGAGGGAGTATCGGAAGAAGCATAGACATGTTTCCATGAAGGCACTGAAGAAATGGTCAAAGCAGATTTTGAAGGGTTTAGACTATTTGCATAGGCATGAACCCTGTATTATTCATAGGGATCTCAACTGCAGTAATGTCTTCATCAATGGCAATGTGGGTAAG GTGAAGATCGGTGATTTTGGATTGGCAGCAACAGTGGGGAAGAGCCATGTAGCACATTCAGTGCTTGGAACACCAGAATTCATGGCTCCAGAGCTATATGAAGAGGACTACACAGAACTAGTAGACATATACTCATTTGGTATGTGCTTTCTAGAGATGGTCACATTAGAAATCCCATACAGCGAATGTGACAACATCgccaaaatatacaaaaaggtGATATCTGGGGCTAGACCTCGGGCCATGGACAAGGTCAGGGACCCTGAGGTGAAGGCATTCATCGAAAAGTGCCTGGCAAAGCCAAGGGCAAGACCCTCAGCTTCAGAGCTCCTCAATGACCcatttttccatggaattgATGATGACGAAATTGACAACAGTGATAGTTAG